The Octopus sinensis linkage group LG18, ASM634580v1, whole genome shotgun sequence genome segment GGTTGAAATtcgtaaaattaaactacgtttaagttacaaattacaattttgtttacaataatgttttcttttgacacattctaccagtatacgaagtttcaaattgtttagttaactagaaaattccgtccaccaaacagaaaagatcccaatagagagatgttttactttcacttttgacatgtgaTATCGATTCACCAGTATTCGAGTAGGTCAATGCGGAAGTAAAATGTTTTTACAGAAGTCTTTCACATTTACTCATTTAGTTGGTGACATTAACGGGCGTTGATATTATTATCTGAGATTCCcaaaacagtttttattatttcttaattattttacttctcCAATCTCGACTGTTTTAGAATTTTAGAATTTTATCGTAACACAACCATAATAAGAGAAGAATAACCGATCCTAGATTTGGTAGCGTAGCATCATCTAGTTATTAGCTTTCGAAAATGTTGTGGGGAAAATGAATTCCATTGTTTATTTAAATGGTTTTTCAGTttcattaaacacacatacacaaatgtatatacactctcacacgtTCTCCAGAGTCTACAGTGGGgtatacatactcacgcacgcacacagtcgAGTAATGGTAAAgggtgtgcgtgtgcacgcgcacacacgcaaagtcagaaacgcacgcacacacttgaTCGGGCgtgcgcacacaaaaacacactctcacacatacacacacagaatgtcTTCAATCTTATGCATTGTCAACTTGCGAAATACTTCTTACGTAGAATGTTTCCACAATAGAAAAGTTTCAAATTTTCTAAATAACCGATCCAATTTCTTTTCGAACCTATGATAAATTTGATAACCTGATATTATCCAAGCAATTGCCCAAGCTACTAGAGGTCAAAAACtccctgggatcttttcggtttgaacggcagtttttaacataatttctaggtaattaaaaaattttaaacttcgtatactggtagaatgtgtttataaaacatctttttctcttggctttattgagaaaattctatagtttgtaagatatttgttgttttttttcttcaaattctgcaatttcaaccaatcagtgacgtctattgagttaaaaagcattgtgtgccgtatgaatatgtccctcgtttaggaaacagattgggtttatttacatttgtaaagaaaaaaaagatacccttcaaccacccctaactaaccctaaccctaaaacagattgaaatgcaatagatcgatactagggtcataattttgggtgacaatttcatatgacaccgctagaaacaactgccgttcaaaccgaagagatcccaAGCTGCTGCTAGTCTTTTGACTGCTACAACAGCAATCAAAAAGATTCATTTTCTGTCGTGTTttcgtgagaaaaaaaaaatgaacatcgAAGGGGAATAAATCTTTTATGGTTTGTGTATGATAGTTAAGGAAAGGTTGCCATGATTAATAAAACACGGGAgacaatatatacgtgtgttccacagagtaatttcccttgaaaTGAAGTTGTAAAATTCCTTTTCTCTGTATTAAAATCGAGGGCAGCGTTTATATCTCTAAGTTTTTAGTATAGTGATGCAATTTTATAGaagactagcagtataacccggcgttgctcgggtttctttcgaccctttaggattggaatttttgaaagctacaaattttgcattatgtagcttgttattctctgaacatttttctggtagaAATACACTGAGAAATGGCGAcagagcagtaaaaaaaaatcgtcaaaattagggattttcatagaaaaaaagcacctttttgatgttaacatgctccgatttgaattttttcttctacggaaggaagagcaagccttcttctatcatactctcaattttggtcaacttgtgccgcagggtctcagaggagatagtgtcagttgaaggctaccaaacctgccatacacagacaactccagctttatatagagagagattaattgtacagaaatatataatttcgCTGCTTTTCggagacgcgcgcacacacacatgtatgtatatatgaatatgtataaatgtgtaggtgaaagtgtttgtgtgcgtgtatatgtgtgtgttatatacttaTAGGCGTAGTTGTGCGGTAAAAAGGTTGTTTCTCAACCCTGTGCCACTGGGTTCgatttcagtttccgcctatacaggggttggacaaaataatggaaacaccttaacgtttcaaacaaatttattttaatatggcagTAATTTTGATATCTGGCAGTAATTACAAGTTGAATTCTATGAGATATGGACTTgtataaagtttgaattgtttccaaaggaatttttgttcaaacagtctccagttcttgtagtgatgatagtggaggatatcggctccttccttatttttctaaaatgcacaatAAGTGTTCTATAATATTGAgacctggggactgtggtggccatatAAGATGTTCAACCTCACTAAAATGTTCctcgtaccattcagtaacaactttagctgtgtgaattggtgcattatcattctgaaagattgcatttcgcATCCAGAAACAATTCTGCAACCattggatgaatttgatcagataaaatgcttcaataatcttgactattaattctgccatgaaggaaaatcattgggccagcggatttccaagatatagcccccaaaGCTCATCATTGCAGATCCTCTTCCATGTTTAATAaaagaaagcagtctgggtcaaatgcttcttttggctgacTCCACAAGTACACTCAGTGGTCGGAAAAAAGGTAAAGGATgattcgtccgagaaaataacattcatccACTGCTctggggaccaattctgtagattttttactccactctaaacgctttgcaacgtttgtttttgaaagtagtggttttcttgACTGTAGCCCTCCCTTGAAATCCTGCCTTTTGTAGCTCCCGGTGAACTGTTcttgtggaaactggattctcgaggtggtcattaagctctacagtaatttagggagctgtacttttgtgattctttctaaTAATTCGCATAAGAATCCAACGGTCCCTATCtggaagttttggttttcttctggagttttgtttcaacgaggaggtttttttcctctttctcaaagtctgtcattactttcaagacttcttgatacaccaaacatttcagctgttttcgttatgctaccGCCTgctatacgagcaccaacaatttgaccgctttgaaagtccgatagatctgtcatcttaatgaattttaattaccttattttgatgatatctgaaaagaaaaagcaattttagcaaaacatattaagcaacactaataataaatcaaaaaacgtTTTAACGGTTTTATAAATATctcaaaattatgatgttatgatgctaggtgtttccattatttttgcgcgtgtgtgtatgtgtgtgtgagagagtgttatatcatattatattacataatttaagTGATCTACAACAGCCTGtccatcttgttgttgttgtcgttgttgttgctgctgatgatgatgatgatgcatttatCACTCTGTCAAACACACCTCTTACATTGTTCTCTCACTTATTTACGCTCAGTTTTCTGTGCGCATATTAAAAACATCGAACATTCGGATCCAAAATGCTCAGCCACTACATCAACCATATCAGACTAGGAAGGTTTGACATTGTTTCATTAACTAAAAATCGAAAATTGGAGAATATTTTTTTGTCAATGGTAATGTGTGATATCATATTTCATACgcaatcattttgtttttatttcaggatGAAGGAAGTAGAAGAGAATCGTATAGGGAGAGAATTAAAAGATTTCCAAATGTAATGGAAGAAAGTTTTAAGAAAACCAAAGAAGATTGGTCGTCTTTCTACAAAAAAGTAGAAAATTCGTTGAATAAAGATATCTCATTTGGTTTAGAAGATGAGATTCGTCAAAAGAACGTCCAAGTATATATTCTTTGGCAGATGAAAGATAAATCCAAAGCTGAAGAATTAGCCAGTGAAGTTCGAGAAAAGAAGCCAGATAACCTGGTGGCATTAACCAGCCTTGCATTCATTCATTTGAACAATGGAAATATCCCTGAGGTAAGAAACCTTTTGGATGATCTAAGTAAtcttgaagaaagagaaaatttctcgctgatAGAAGCAGAAGGCAAAAGAAATGTTGCTTATTGTTTAGCTACTATATCTTTTGAAGATCATGAAAGAGCTGTCGAACTTTACAAAGAGTCTCTCAACGTTTGTCCGGATGATTATCTGTGTATGTTTTCCATTGCTCTGTTGCAATATCGTTGTTTAAGAAAGAACatagataaagagaaaagatGTGAAAATATTAAGGAATCAATACAGTACTTAGAGAAAATACAATGTGCTTTTCGACAACATAATAACAAGGCCCTAATGGGAAGAACATTAGCATTGATTGGTTTGTTTCAACTTAGACCTTATAATTTTCATAGTCAAGTAGCTGAAGAGTATTTTCAGAGAGCTCTTGATATTTCCCCTGATGACCCCTATGTTTTGGAGAAAAGTGGCAATCATTATATACTTTCAAAGCAGCTTGAAAAAGCAAGAAAAGTGCTtgaaaaagcaattaaaaaaaaggtaACACCATATTCTCATCGTCAGCTTGGATTACTTTATCTAAGAGATGAGaaccctacatatacatatgtcccaATGAACAAACAATTCTCAAAAGAAACGAATGAATTTGCGAAATTTTTAAAACCTCCTCAAAATATTCCTGATAGAGAAAGGAATGAGTTAATCACCAAAGCTGAAAATCACTTTCAACAAGCCCTTGAACTTTCTTATAGATATTCACCTGCTCTCTatgatatcattatattatatatgtctttgAAAGAATATGACAATGCCAGGAAGTATTGTGAAAGATTTAAAGCAGATAACACAAGGCAAGATGTTAATTTTTACATTTCGTTTGGAAAATTATGTTTTAAAGAAGCAGATGtaaaaaatgatgaagaagaaaaagatcaatTAAGATGTACAGGAATGGATTGGTTTGTTCTGgctcttaaatctgctgtaaaaTTTCTTCCTTTCGACAAAGACCTGATAGAAATTTGGGAGATAAAGGAAATAATACTTGAATTATATGAGTATGGAAATGGAAATACTGAATACAAAAAATTTGTTTTGGAATTCATTCAGTCAGTAGAAGACCTTGCCAATGACAAAGCGTtccaaaatatacttcacaagaGTGAATTATAAAAGATAAATTGTGTTCATACTTTTCTTATTACTTTCTTTATTGATAATACtcaacaatattttgaaattcattGTTATATATCTCACGTTTTCTGAAGTAATACCAAACACGTTTATCTAAagctaaattttaaaaatcatataaatttaGACTACTCCTTTCTTTGAAACACAAGATGAATGTAGCAAAGAATTCTACAGGAAATATTACTGCCTTTGTAGTGGATGTGGCCCTGAAACCAACGTTGAAATGACGTCAGAGCATTCAAAGGATGACGTCATAACTAACTTTCATTTTGACATATTTTAACATCCCCAAACAGTGAAGAAGTGGCAGAAAATATTGGAATGAATCTAGAAATATGTTTTTGCTTGAAAGTTCCATTTGATAATCGTAACTACATATTGGGATGATGTAAAACTGGAAACCTTTGCATTATACTGAAACATCGTTGGAATATTGGAATTCTATAAGTAACAATCAAAAATTACTAATTTACACAAAAGACACCAAGTAAATCCTTGAAGATTGACAACCTAAGTAAGGACGACATTTTACTATCAGGAAGCATGAAGCCAGAAATTccaaaacatttaaaaagttttCCTCAATTTAAATGgcaatgtggagagagagagagagagagagagggagggggggagagagagagagtgagagagagagagagagggagggggagagagagagtgagagagtgagagagagagaaagagagagagagagagatgaatagttTTAGTTTCCTTTGCAGACTATATTAGTTCGTGTTCATTAGTGTGCAGATCATTTCATGTGTCTGTATTTTGGCAATGTCCTATCTAAGAGTTACTGCTGTTGTGGTGGTTCTACATCAGATGTAACTTAACATCGGTGACAGGTCTTGATGATAAACTTTAATACTATTTTATTATGAAAGCACTAAAGAACTGAATGGCATATTTGGCCCTTGTAAATTGTTTGCCTCTTTTCTGGGACACAAGCAAATAACTGAGGCAGCAAAATCTTTCAACAGGTTAGCCATATGTGGAAGAGTTGTAACTTTCAGTTAAACGGGCATAAAAGAAATCGATGTAATAAACATCACAGAGAAAATACGTATAAACTTATCATCAGATCCTCGTTACTTCCCTGCACTTCCCATAAAAACATGTAAACATTCCACTAACCAAACCACATTAGTTATGTATTAAAACCTTTTaacttaaagaagaaaataatgcgggagtgctatgatagtagtaggatgttgaatggtcaagtgacctaaaagtgatcaCTTGACAattttaacatcctactactatcctAACATCCTGCATTCTCTTattattctgtctctttcttcttcttcgtcttcctctccaccacctccttccttactttactactactgctgtttagaataacatctacgaaaatattataaacaatacattcaaaagagatatcacaaggattcaatcactactaccatccacaacaatCCACTTTCTGGGCAcaacaccatttaacatcctactactatcatagcaCTCCCATATtatttcttcctcctccacctcctccttcttcttcttctctgccaagaattcacaatgaccgCGAACCcccaagagtaaacaagagagacagagacaggcagaaacacggaaaatgtcccttgtatttgaatactatgcaaacattcttttaaagtacttttcatttaattttttcaaaatttaattgttttctatacttacagttgaaaaagtctcaatgactgaaaacggtaatgaaatgtttttttcatacaattattttagcattttctaccttgacttttttccatatttatatatatatatacatacatacattttattaacCTTAGCcatttcacataaacacacacacacccacagattcCTCTCAATGACTTCTAATATCATCAATTCACTGGTCAACATATTTCACTACAGATTGACAAATGTATTTTCAAGTGCATCGATGTGTGTAAACTaggttgccaaaacagacatgaaacCTGATACCATTGTTCCAACATTTAGCATAAACTCAATGCAGCATCACTTGGTTAACATtacttacaaacacaaacaagccATTCCAATTTGTTCTCCTCTTTCTTATAATATCTCGTTCATGTCTAACCCCTGCCATTTTCCcaataaataaaggaaatttatttcatttcataaactgaaaatatcggaaagttttcattaaatataaattcgaaaatttgaaaagaaatttaatagtGATATGGGGTAATTCGGAGAAAGAGTGCTTGTGGCCTGGTTCCGTGGTTTGGCGCCAGGCAGACGGATAAAGCCTTTGTTCTGTCAATTTTTAGAGAAATTAATGAGTTTGGAAAATACCTCTGACCCTTTTCCGGTCAAGCAAAGTTTAAGAAACCACCCTTTAAAATGCGGTGAGCTGTGAGTTTGTTGGTCAGTTCTACCTGAGACAGTGAGTTGGCAACAGGTGCAGTCGGGAGAGGCTATGACAGGGATGACAGGTGTGGcgagaaagacaggcagatagcATTGGGGACATGTAGAGCGAAAGAGAGGGATTACGGCGAAAAGGCATGGCTATTGTAGTAGGAGTTTGTAGCggtatgttttgtttatgttaaAATTGTGAACTGTGTTGAAAAGAAAAAGTATTGTATCAATAAAAGAGAACTGTGAAttgaggaaaagaggaagaaaagaaagaaaaaagaacattgtgttaaagagaaaaagaaagaaagactttcATGTTGAACTGTTTCGAACTCTATATTGCATCAAAACATTAATGTTTTGATTGTTTCCGGACGTTCTGTATTGTGCATgccttttattgttttctttttttaaattctgttgcaggttattttctttaatgtatctgatatgtttcacgttttatttgatgttgtaataattgtataaactgttgttaagcGTTAAGCAATTGCCTTCTGccgtctctctcttttcttcctgttgttgttgttgttgttatctccggTCGCCGGTTCGAGTTCGCTGCCATCCCCCACAACCGTTTTCTCTGTGGCGGATTCCGTTCGACTGAGCCTGGTGAATCATTGCTCGACTTTGTagggtcccgggttcgagttgagcGATGGCAGGTTCGTAACAACAGCATTGTGTCTACAAGATGCCTGTAACAGCACTGGATTTTCCACAATTgacaataaaaattgaaataaaataaaaataaaagtatacagtTGTGTTTGATTGTTGTTTTCCTTAAAATTATTCaaagaaacagatgtataagaagaaaacaatgaaagatgaaaaaaaaatggaaatcagATGAATTTCTGATGAATTTGATCTCATAGGATACGTATAAGGGAAAGTAATGAGTTGTATGCAGATCTAATATTGAAGAAACAAACCTTCTAGACTCACAAAATACTTAAACTAAAATATAAGTGTCATTATAGTGGTGGTTGGCTGCAGAGTTTCAAAGTTCGACGTAACTTAATGTTTCGTGTAGTGTATGATGAAAGGTATTCAGTGGACAAGGAAGCAGCTGTGAAGGTATGGaagagtatttatataaatatgtatttatttatatatatataaatatatatatatatatttatatatatatatatatatatatatatatatatatatatatatatatatatatatatatatatatatatatatatatcaaaaagtattaaatgaattataaatataatataagtaagaaCACTAaggtacgtttcatggctacaattaaatttgaattacaattaagtttaaattcaattgaaataaattaaaattaaaattatagtcaatcttcaggttaatgataatagttaaataaataagcaaatagagttaaacaatatttatttaagaaataaataaaataataatttttcttatagaaaaaactccattatcaaaattagaaacttaaatcattaggattatttcctacaacacatttattatgttaaatatttatttttagggtaaaataaaatagatagaaatatgtatttatctatgaagatataatatagctttaaaaaaacataataaactctcgaatatccttaactcagttatagtccaatatttaattaccaaattatttaacaaaataatcactattcatatttttaaat includes the following:
- the LOC115221271 gene encoding uncharacterized protein LOC115221271, whose amino-acid sequence is MEESFKKTKEDWSSFYKKVENSLNKDISFGLEDEIRQKNVQVYILWQMKDKSKAEELASEVREKKPDNLVALTSLAFIHLNNGNIPEVRNLLDDLSNLEERENFSLIEAEGKRNVAYCLATISFEDHERAVELYKESLNVCPDDYLCMFSIALLQYRCLRKNIDKEKRCENIKESIQYLEKIQCAFRQHNNKALMGRTLALIGLFQLRPYNFHSQVAEEYFQRALDISPDDPYVLEKSGNHYILSKQLEKARKVLEKAIKKKVTPYSHRQLGLLYLRDENPTYTYVPMNKQFSKETNEFAKFLKPPQNIPDRERNELITKAENHFQQALELSYRYSPALYDIIILYMSLKEYDNARKYCERFKADNTRQDVNFYISFGKLCFKEADVKNDEEEKDQLRCTGMDWFVLALKSAVKFLPFDKDLIEIWEIKEIILELYEYGNGNTEYKKFVLEFIQSVEDLANDKAFQNILHKSEL